One part of the Nocardioides zeae genome encodes these proteins:
- the miaA gene encoding tRNA (adenosine(37)-N6)-dimethylallyltransferase MiaA, which translates to MSERPPIVAVVGPTAAGKTELSLALAERLGGEVVNTDAMQLYRGMDVGTAKLPVAERRGVPHHLMDLLDVTEPASVATFQGQAREVIAEIRSRGRVPVLVGGSALYTRAVLDRFDFPGTDPALRAAYDAELARVGSAALHARLAEVDPEAAAGILPENGRRVVRALEVVELTGRPFSASLPVLEYVDDRSVQVGVRIDRPTLDARIALRVDLMFAAGLVAEVERLLAAGLGEGLTAARAIGYREVAAHLAGELTEAEARERTIIATRRFARRQESWFGKDPRIAWVDWDAPDRVDRAVAAVRALDGRTAP; encoded by the coding sequence GTGAGCGAACGCCCGCCGATCGTCGCCGTCGTCGGCCCCACGGCCGCCGGCAAGACCGAGCTGTCCCTCGCGCTCGCCGAGCGGCTGGGCGGCGAGGTGGTCAACACCGACGCGATGCAGCTCTACCGCGGCATGGACGTCGGCACCGCGAAGCTCCCCGTGGCCGAGCGGCGGGGCGTCCCGCACCACCTGATGGACCTCCTCGACGTCACCGAGCCGGCCAGCGTCGCGACGTTCCAGGGGCAGGCGCGCGAGGTGATCGCCGAGATCCGGTCGCGTGGGCGGGTGCCGGTGCTCGTCGGCGGGTCGGCGCTCTACACGCGGGCGGTGCTCGACCGCTTCGACTTCCCGGGGACGGACCCCGCCCTGCGGGCCGCGTACGACGCGGAGCTCGCCCGGGTCGGGTCCGCGGCGCTCCACGCGCGGCTGGCCGAGGTCGACCCCGAGGCGGCCGCGGGCATCCTCCCGGAGAACGGGCGGCGGGTCGTGCGCGCGCTCGAGGTGGTCGAGCTGACCGGCCGGCCGTTCAGCGCGTCGCTGCCGGTGCTGGAGTACGTCGACGACCGGTCGGTGCAGGTCGGGGTGCGCATCGACCGCCCGACGCTCGACGCCCGCATCGCGCTGCGGGTGGACCTGATGTTCGCCGCCGGGTTGGTCGCGGAGGTGGAGCGGCTGCTGGCCGCGGGCCTCGGTGAGGGGCTGACGGCGGCGCGGGCGATCGGCTACCGGGAGGTCGCGGCGCACCTCGCCGGCGAGCTCACCGAGGCGGAGGCCCGGGAGCGCACGATCATCGCGACCCGCCGCTTCGCGCGGCGCCAGGAGTCGTGGTTCGGCAAGGACCCGCGGATCGCGTGG
- a CDS encoding NUDIX domain-containing protein yields MTTSAPDTIRGRFAVVPAAYVVCVRPGAPDGSGAVEVLLQLRSGTGFMDDHWAAGAAGHVEKGETAYDAARREAAEELGIDPELTFLTTMQRRAPGPAVSPAIDERVDFFFAATAWAGEPRVMEGAKCADLRWFPLDALPDPVVPHELTVLQALAASPAGSDVGRLATVGAGLAPYTTFGFEA; encoded by the coding sequence GTGACGACGAGCGCCCCGGACACGATCCGGGGCCGCTTCGCGGTGGTCCCCGCGGCGTACGTCGTGTGCGTGCGCCCGGGGGCTCCCGACGGCTCCGGCGCGGTCGAGGTGCTGCTGCAGCTGCGCAGCGGCACCGGCTTCATGGACGACCACTGGGCCGCCGGGGCGGCGGGGCACGTCGAGAAGGGCGAGACCGCGTACGACGCGGCGCGGCGCGAGGCGGCCGAGGAGCTCGGCATCGACCCCGAGCTGACCTTCCTCACGACGATGCAGCGGCGCGCCCCCGGCCCCGCGGTGTCGCCGGCCATCGACGAGCGCGTCGACTTCTTCTTCGCCGCCACCGCGTGGGCCGGCGAGCCGCGGGTGATGGAGGGCGCGAAGTGCGCCGACCTGCGCTGGTTCCCCCTCGACGCGCTGCCCGACCCGGTGGTGCCCCACGAGCTGACGGTGCTGCAGGCGCTCGCCGCGTCGCCCGCGGGCTCGGACGTGGGGCGGCTGGCTACGGTGGGCGCTGGGCTCGCGCCGTACACCACGTTCGGCTTCGAGGCCTGA
- a CDS encoding antitoxin: MGFSDKLKGVLGQARTQASSAVDKHGDKITGGIDKAAAFADKKTKGKYSDKIAKGTVKAKEGLEKLDGKNDGDTGPAGPTGTGPRTPR, translated from the coding sequence ATGGGATTCAGCGACAAGCTCAAGGGCGTGCTGGGCCAGGCCCGCACCCAGGCGTCGAGCGCCGTCGACAAGCACGGCGACAAGATCACCGGCGGCATCGACAAGGCCGCGGCGTTCGCCGACAAGAAGACCAAGGGCAAGTACTCGGACAAGATCGCCAAGGGCACCGTCAAGGCCAAGGAGGGCCTCGAGAAGCTCGACGGCAAGAACGACGGCGACACCGGCCCCGCGGGCCCCACGGGCACCGGCCCCCGCACCCCCCGGTGA
- a CDS encoding aspartate/glutamate racemase family protein — MTQPDLVVQVTNPNSTGSMTDLIGRSARAVAGPGVSVVAVGSPDGPACIETAVDEVHAAPGVLRMVADGELRGVDGHVIACFGDPGLDAARLVARGPVVGIAEAAMRSATFLGRRFSVVTTAATAVPGIEDLAFRYGVAGACAGVHASGVGVLELGTDPAAYDRVLAAARAAVAADRSDVVVLGCAGMADWAARLGEDLGRPVVDGVAAAVGTVVALVRSGAPTTVGGRAVAGASPQPFGQPV, encoded by the coding sequence GTGACGCAGCCCGACCTGGTGGTGCAGGTCACGAACCCGAACTCCACGGGCTCGATGACCGACCTGATCGGGCGGAGCGCCCGGGCCGTCGCCGGCCCGGGCGTCTCCGTCGTCGCCGTCGGCTCCCCCGACGGGCCGGCCTGCATCGAGACGGCCGTCGACGAGGTCCACGCCGCGCCGGGGGTGCTGCGGATGGTCGCGGACGGCGAGCTGCGGGGCGTCGACGGGCACGTGATCGCCTGCTTCGGGGACCCCGGCCTCGACGCGGCCCGCCTGGTGGCCCGCGGACCCGTCGTCGGCATCGCGGAGGCCGCCATGCGGTCGGCGACCTTCCTCGGGCGCCGCTTCTCCGTGGTCACCACGGCCGCGACCGCCGTGCCGGGGATCGAGGACCTGGCGTTCCGGTACGGCGTGGCCGGAGCCTGCGCGGGCGTGCACGCCTCCGGCGTCGGCGTGCTGGAGCTGGGGACGGATCCCGCGGCGTACGACCGCGTGCTGGCCGCCGCCCGCGCGGCGGTGGCCGCGGACCGCTCCGACGTGGTGGTGCTCGGGTGCGCCGGGATGGCGGACTGGGCGGCGCGGCTCGGGGAGGACCTCGGCCGGCCCGTCGTCGACGGGGTGGCCGCCGCCGTGGGCACCGTCGTCGCGCTCGTGCGCTCGGGCGCCCCCACGACGGTCGGCGGGAGGGCGGTCGCCGGAGCGTCGCCTCAGCCGTTCGGCCAGCCGGTGTAG
- a CDS encoding 4-hydroxybenzoate 3-monooxygenase: MNEHSTTRTEVAIVGGGPAGLMLSHLLHLAGIDSVVVDHRRVADIAGTHRAGILERDSVRLLVDSGVSDRVLREGHEHEGIDLRFGGLSHRVDFSALVGASCWLYPQTEVFVDLHAARVRDGGDLHYGVRDTAVSGTDGPAPEPTVTFVDAEDRPRRVVADLVVGADGSRSICRALVAGRRQHFREYPFAWFGVLVEAPPSAPELIYARSERGFALISQRTDVVQRMYFQCDPGEDAAAWSDDRIWAELDARLAGHDGFPLQHGPVIERTVLPFRSFVQTPMTHGRLALAGDAAHTVPPTGAKGLNLALSDVRLLAEAVERSLRKGDEDALDVYSDQALRRVWRAQHFSYWMTTMLHRVDGASEFDELRQLGELRGIVASPHGAAYLAEGYTGWPNG, from the coding sequence ATGAACGAGCACAGCACCACCCGCACGGAGGTCGCCATCGTCGGCGGCGGTCCCGCCGGCCTCATGCTGTCCCACCTGCTCCACCTGGCGGGGATCGACAGCGTCGTGGTCGACCACCGGCGGGTCGCGGACATCGCGGGCACCCACCGGGCCGGCATCCTCGAGCGCGACAGCGTCCGCCTCCTCGTCGACTCCGGGGTGTCCGACCGGGTGCTGCGGGAGGGCCACGAGCACGAGGGCATCGACCTGCGCTTCGGGGGGCTCAGCCACCGCGTCGACTTCTCCGCGCTCGTGGGCGCCTCCTGCTGGCTCTACCCCCAGACGGAGGTCTTCGTCGACCTGCACGCGGCGCGCGTGCGCGACGGCGGGGACCTGCACTACGGGGTCCGGGACACCGCGGTGTCGGGGACGGACGGCCCCGCGCCCGAGCCCACCGTCACGTTCGTCGACGCCGAGGACCGCCCCCGACGGGTGGTCGCCGACCTCGTCGTCGGCGCGGACGGCTCGCGCAGCATCTGCCGGGCGCTCGTGGCCGGGCGCCGGCAGCACTTCCGCGAGTACCCCTTCGCGTGGTTCGGGGTCCTCGTGGAGGCCCCGCCGAGCGCGCCGGAGCTGATCTACGCGCGCTCGGAGCGCGGCTTCGCCCTCATCAGCCAACGCACCGACGTCGTGCAGCGGATGTACTTCCAGTGCGACCCGGGGGAGGACGCGGCGGCGTGGTCGGACGACCGGATCTGGGCCGAGCTCGACGCGCGCCTGGCCGGCCACGACGGCTTCCCGCTCCAGCACGGACCCGTCATCGAGCGCACCGTGCTGCCCTTCCGCAGCTTCGTGCAGACGCCCATGACGCACGGACGCCTCGCCCTCGCCGGCGACGCCGCCCACACGGTGCCGCCGACGGGAGCCAAGGGCCTCAACCTGGCGCTGTCCGACGTGCGCCTGCTCGCCGAGGCGGTCGAGCGGTCGCTGCGCAAGGGCGACGAGGACGCGCTGGACGTCTACTCCGACCAGGCCCTGCGCAGGGTCTGGCGGGCGCAGCACTTCTCCTACTGGATGACGACGATGCTGCACCGGGTGGACGGCGCGAGCGAGTTCGACGAGCTCCGGCAGCTCGGTGAGCTGCGCGGCATCGTGGCCTCCCCGCACGGGGCGGCCTACCTCGCCGAGGGCTACACCGGCTGGCCGAACGGCTGA
- a CDS encoding GntR family transcriptional regulator — MTPPADRASHSPRRRSVFTSRLTRTGPDGPARVLDDVRDAILRGDEPPGTVIPIDAVARFFGVSTIPVREALKVLSGEGLVEHTPHVGYSVAKLTYPEFRELYDVRQALESSALRAAVRHATEDDVALVSSVHAEMDAALAAQDERAYHLASRRFHLLLIEPSGMQRLVHMYAAAWNMTEPARPMARVPAAGRATFVHDHAAMLAAYVARDADLVVARSDAHYDHLREGIATFADDPDVFRVPSSDI, encoded by the coding sequence ATGACCCCGCCCGCCGACCGCGCGAGCCACAGCCCGCGGCGGCGCTCGGTCTTCACGTCCCGCCTCACCCGCACCGGGCCCGACGGTCCGGCGCGCGTGCTCGACGACGTGCGCGACGCGATCCTCCGGGGTGACGAGCCGCCGGGCACGGTGATCCCGATCGACGCCGTCGCCCGCTTCTTCGGGGTCAGCACGATCCCGGTGCGGGAGGCGCTCAAGGTGCTCTCGGGCGAGGGACTGGTCGAGCACACGCCCCACGTGGGCTACAGCGTCGCCAAGCTGACCTACCCCGAGTTCCGCGAGCTCTACGACGTGCGGCAGGCGCTGGAGAGCTCCGCGCTCCGCGCCGCCGTGCGGCACGCGACCGAGGACGACGTCGCCCTGGTCTCCTCCGTGCACGCCGAGATGGACGCCGCTCTCGCGGCGCAGGACGAGCGGGCCTACCACCTCGCCTCGCGGCGGTTCCACCTGCTGCTCATCGAGCCGTCGGGAATGCAGCGGCTGGTGCACATGTACGCCGCGGCGTGGAACATGACCGAGCCGGCGCGCCCGATGGCACGGGTGCCGGCGGCCGGGCGCGCGACGTTCGTGCACGACCACGCGGCGATGCTCGCGGCGTACGTCGCGCGTGACGCGGACCTGGTGGTGGCCCGTTCGGACGCTCACTACGACCACCTGCGGGAGGGCATCGCCACGTTCGCCGACGACCCGGACGTCTTCCGGGTGCCGTCGAGCGATATATGA
- a CDS encoding NCS1 family nucleobase:cation symporter-1: MTGLANNKLPHDVVEAAGYPPGAGVPGRDYDPRLTNEDLAPLQDQKWSMYNFFAFWMSDVHSVGGYVTAGALFALGLTSWQVFVALIVGIVLVQFFCNLVAKPSQVAAVPYPVISRASFGVLGANIPAIIRGLIAVAWYGVQTFLAAGSLTIVILKVFPGLTELATDAYSFLGLSLLGYVSFAILWVAQALVFWRGMESIRKFIDFCGPAVYVAMFALCGYMLVRADFDISFSLSDQQLSTGEQVTAMLGAIALVVSYFSGPMLNFGDFSRYGKSFEAVKRGNFWGLPVNFVVFSLLVVLTASATIPVFGQLITDPVHTVEAIDTYTAVLLGGLTFVIATVGINIVANFISPAFDFSNVAPQKISWRMGGMIAAVGSVLLTPWNWYSNPEAIFWTLGILGALIGPLFGILIADYYLVRRQHVVVDDLFTLEQDGAYYYAKGYNPAAVITVAATGAVAVLSVVVPKLTGVLTWLPDYSWFLGCGLGFVVYLVLAWTFGVSDAAARTKALHAGAGTPA; encoded by the coding sequence ATGACCGGTCTCGCGAACAACAAGCTGCCCCATGACGTCGTGGAGGCGGCCGGATACCCACCCGGCGCCGGTGTGCCGGGACGCGACTACGACCCCCGCCTGACGAACGAGGACCTCGCTCCGCTGCAGGACCAGAAGTGGTCCATGTACAACTTCTTCGCCTTCTGGATGAGCGACGTCCACAGTGTCGGCGGCTACGTCACGGCGGGCGCGCTGTTCGCGCTCGGGCTGACGAGCTGGCAGGTCTTCGTGGCCCTCATCGTCGGCATCGTGCTCGTGCAGTTCTTCTGCAACCTGGTCGCGAAGCCGAGCCAGGTCGCGGCGGTGCCCTACCCGGTGATCAGCCGCGCCAGCTTCGGCGTGCTGGGGGCGAACATCCCGGCCATCATCCGGGGCCTCATCGCGGTGGCCTGGTACGGCGTGCAGACCTTCCTCGCGGCCGGCTCCCTCACCATCGTCATCCTCAAGGTGTTCCCCGGCCTCACCGAGCTCGCCACCGACGCCTACTCGTTCCTCGGCCTCTCGCTGCTGGGCTACGTCAGCTTCGCCATCCTCTGGGTGGCCCAGGCGCTCGTGTTCTGGCGAGGCATGGAGTCGATCCGGAAGTTCATCGACTTCTGCGGCCCGGCGGTCTACGTCGCGATGTTCGCGCTCTGCGGCTACATGCTCGTCCGCGCCGACTTCGACATCAGCTTCTCGCTGTCCGACCAGCAGCTCAGCACGGGTGAGCAGGTCACCGCGATGCTCGGCGCGATCGCGCTCGTCGTCTCCTACTTCTCCGGCCCGATGCTGAACTTCGGCGACTTCTCGCGCTACGGCAAGTCGTTCGAGGCCGTGAAGCGCGGCAACTTCTGGGGCCTGCCGGTCAACTTCGTCGTCTTCTCCCTGCTGGTGGTGCTGACGGCGTCGGCGACCATCCCGGTCTTCGGCCAGCTCATCACCGACCCGGTGCACACGGTGGAGGCGATCGACACCTACACCGCGGTGCTGCTCGGCGGTCTCACCTTCGTCATCGCCACGGTCGGCATCAACATCGTCGCGAACTTCATCAGCCCGGCGTTCGACTTCTCCAACGTCGCGCCGCAGAAGATCTCGTGGCGCATGGGCGGCATGATCGCCGCCGTCGGCTCGGTGCTGCTGACCCCGTGGAACTGGTACTCCAACCCCGAGGCCATCTTCTGGACCCTCGGCATCCTCGGCGCGCTCATCGGCCCCCTGTTCGGCATCCTCATCGCCGACTACTACCTGGTGCGCCGGCAGCACGTCGTGGTCGACGACCTCTTCACCCTCGAGCAGGACGGGGCGTACTACTACGCCAAGGGCTACAACCCGGCCGCCGTCATCACGGTCGCGGCGACCGGCGCCGTCGCCGTGCTGTCCGTCGTGGTCCCGAAGCTCACCGGGGTGCTGACCTGGCTGCCCGACTACAGCTGGTTCCTCGGCTGCGGGCTCGGCTTCGTGGTCTACCTGGTCCTGGCCTGGACGTTCGGCGTGAGCGACGCAGCCGCCCGCACGAAGGCCCTCCACGCGGGCGCGGGGACCCCGGCGTGA